A genome region from Akkermansiaceae bacterium includes the following:
- a CDS encoding DUF883 family protein, with product MTDNPFSTTQPAGSAPSVSSAASDLRAAAGDFANTAGAEASKLKDRAVEAAQALKANATEKAEHYKAVATEKAEHYKSVATEKAQQARETAQHQWEETRVKAKEIHVTAEDYIRQNPTKAVLGALGVGFLIGLIARN from the coding sequence ATGACAGACAATCCATTTTCAACAACACAGCCTGCGGGCTCCGCCCCGTCCGTTTCCAGCGCCGCCTCCGACCTCCGCGCCGCAGCCGGCGATTTCGCGAACACTGCCGGTGCCGAGGCGTCGAAGCTGAAAGACCGCGCCGTCGAGGCCGCGCAGGCACTCAAGGCGAACGCCACCGAGAAGGCCGAGCACTACAAGGCGGTCGCCACCGAAAAAGCCGAGCACTACAAGTCCGTCGCGACCGAGAAAGCCCAGCAAGCCCGCGAGACCGCCCAGCACCAGTGGGAGGAAACCCGCGTCAAGGCGAAGGAAATCCACGTGACCGCAGAGGATTACATCCGCCAGAACCCCACCAAGGCCGTGCTCGGTGCCCTCGGTGTCGGATTCCTCATCGGCCTCATCGCGCGCAACTGA
- a CDS encoding phage holin family protein, with protein sequence MFPRRGGGRKAVAPRHPPTADAPQGEDVSLHMSAEMGESPAGREGDIAHSAPHGTDAPKDWKAAIATLVSARLEIMRIEAKAASSAFAANIALLVAGLFALLSAWVLAIAATIGAIAAATSWEWYHVAFASAAAHLLIGALLLIILKSAKKTGFPVTRAEFEKDREWLEGLKKQ encoded by the coding sequence ATGTTTCCCCGCAGGGGCGGCGGCCGCAAGGCGGTCGCCCCGCGCCATCCGCCCACCGCGGATGCGCCGCAAGGGGAGGACGTATCGCTGCATATGAGCGCTGAAATGGGAGAATCGCCTGCCGGGCGGGAAGGGGACATCGCTCACTCAGCCCCCCATGGCACCGATGCGCCGAAGGACTGGAAGGCCGCGATCGCCACCTTGGTCTCCGCTAGGCTGGAAATCATGCGCATCGAGGCCAAGGCCGCCTCTTCCGCCTTCGCCGCAAACATCGCACTTCTCGTCGCAGGGCTGTTCGCGCTCCTTTCCGCATGGGTGCTCGCCATCGCCGCCACCATAGGCGCCATCGCCGCCGCCACTTCCTGGGAGTGGTACCACGTAGCCTTCGCATCCGCCGCTGCGCACCTCCTTATCGGGGCGCTGCTCCTGATCATCCTGAAATCCGCCAAAAAAACCGGATTTCCCGTCACACGTGCAGAATTTGAGAAAGACCGCGAATGGCTGGAAGGACTGAAAAAACAATGA
- a CDS encoding type IV pilus twitching motility protein PilT: protein MSEHTVLDHVDEYLKLGREYECSDLHIATAFPPAWRRYGQLSPIWPDHPPLSPADTERLARSFLGEEEWARLEERGDIDFAYIGSDGRYRASVVKQRLGYDMAFRVINGKIRSMESIGLPIEHIVPLTRYQNGLILITGSVGSGKSTTLASIVDFINEDRDDHILTLEDPIEYVFESKGCHVNQREVHKHTESFARALRGALREDPDVIMVGEMRDLETIQLALTAAETGHLVLGTLHTGNAPRTLDRVLDVFPTDQRDQIRIMVSESLRGILSQQLVPTVNGDSRVLATELLVNTPAVANCIREGKTYMLPGVMQTGKHVGMVTMDESLRKLYIKGLISADELLFRSDDKAQMRQFLNS from the coding sequence ATGTCCGAACACACAGTCCTCGATCACGTTGACGAATACCTCAAGCTCGGTCGGGAATACGAGTGCTCGGATCTTCACATCGCCACCGCATTCCCCCCCGCATGGCGCCGCTACGGCCAGCTCTCCCCCATCTGGCCGGACCATCCCCCGCTATCCCCCGCAGATACCGAAAGGCTCGCCAGATCCTTCCTCGGCGAGGAGGAATGGGCGCGTCTCGAGGAAAGGGGCGACATCGACTTCGCATACATCGGCTCCGACGGCCGCTACCGCGCCTCCGTCGTCAAGCAGCGCCTCGGCTATGACATGGCCTTCCGCGTCATCAACGGCAAGATCCGCTCCATGGAAAGCATCGGCCTGCCCATCGAGCACATCGTCCCCCTAACCCGCTACCAGAACGGCCTCATCCTCATCACCGGCTCCGTCGGCTCCGGGAAATCCACAACCCTAGCCTCCATCGTCGACTTCATCAACGAAGACCGCGACGACCACATCCTCACCCTCGAGGATCCCATCGAATACGTCTTCGAATCCAAGGGCTGCCACGTCAACCAGCGCGAAGTCCACAAGCACACCGAATCCTTCGCCCGCGCACTCCGCGGCGCACTCCGGGAAGACCCCGATGTCATCATGGTCGGTGAAATGCGCGATCTCGAGACCATCCAGCTCGCCCTCACCGCCGCGGAAACCGGTCACCTTGTCCTCGGCACCCTACACACCGGCAACGCACCCCGCACCCTCGACCGCGTGCTCGACGTCTTCCCCACCGACCAACGCGACCAGATCCGCATCATGGTCTCCGAGTCCTTGCGCGGCATCCTTTCACAGCAGCTCGTTCCCACCGTCAACGGCGATAGCCGCGTGCTCGCCACCGAGCTCCTCGTCAACACTCCCGCCGTCGCGAACTGCATCCGCGAAGGCAAGACCTACATGCTCCCCGGCGTCATGCAGACCGGCAAGCACGTCGGCATGGTCACCATGGACGAGTCCCTCCGCAAACTCTACATCAAGGGGCTCATCAGCGCCGATGAACTCCTCTTCCGCTCCGACGACAAGGCGCAGATGCGCCAGTTCCTCAATTCATAA
- a CDS encoding type IV pilus twitching motility protein PilT, giving the protein MARIDALFKTLIASKGSDLHLSEGQPPKIRVHGAVTAIEGEGVLEGEDFKELLGEICDPKAFQKYLKEGDLDFAYEMDEDSRFRCNYLQQQNGLAAVFRLIPTEIMALEALGVPEIVKEFGHMRSGLVLVTGPTGSGKSTTLAALLDYINTNFARHIITVEEPIEFVHRNKKSILTQREVPIQTPSFADGLRAALREDADIVLVGEMRDLETISLALTAAETGLLVFGTLHTNNARKTVDRIIDVFPANQQSQVRTMLAASLRGVVAQLLCKRVDKPGRVAVHEIMFGTPAVAAIIREGATQKLYDVITGGKGEGMQFMDESIWSKLREGMISPAEAYMKAIDKTRFKKFLPQEQAHLGDASGENPLAH; this is encoded by the coding sequence ATGGCCAGAATCGACGCACTTTTCAAGACCCTCATCGCCAGCAAAGGCTCAGACCTTCATCTCTCCGAGGGGCAGCCCCCCAAGATCCGCGTCCACGGCGCCGTCACCGCCATCGAGGGCGAGGGTGTCCTCGAAGGCGAGGATTTCAAGGAACTCCTCGGCGAGATCTGCGATCCCAAGGCCTTCCAGAAATATCTCAAGGAAGGCGATCTCGACTTCGCTTACGAAATGGACGAGGATTCCCGCTTCCGCTGCAACTACCTCCAGCAGCAGAACGGGCTCGCCGCCGTCTTCCGGCTCATCCCCACCGAGATCATGGCCCTCGAGGCGCTCGGAGTGCCCGAGATCGTCAAGGAATTCGGACACATGCGCTCCGGTCTCGTCCTTGTCACCGGCCCCACCGGCTCCGGGAAATCGACAACACTCGCCGCCCTCCTCGATTACATCAACACGAACTTCGCACGCCACATCATCACCGTTGAGGAACCCATCGAATTCGTCCACAGAAACAAGAAATCCATCCTCACCCAGCGCGAGGTGCCCATCCAGACACCCTCCTTCGCCGATGGCCTCCGCGCCGCCCTCCGCGAGGATGCCGACATCGTCCTCGTCGGCGAGATGCGGGACCTGGAAACCATCTCCCTCGCCCTCACCGCCGCAGAGACCGGGCTCCTCGTTTTCGGAACCCTGCACACCAACAACGCCCGCAAGACCGTTGACCGCATCATCGACGTCTTCCCCGCCAACCAGCAATCGCAGGTACGCACCATGCTCGCCGCATCCCTGCGCGGCGTCGTCGCACAGCTCCTCTGCAAGCGCGTGGACAAGCCCGGCCGCGTCGCCGTCCACGAGATCATGTTCGGCACCCCCGCCGTCGCCGCCATCATCCGCGAAGGCGCCACCCAGAAGCTCTACGACGTCATCACCGGCGGCAAGGGCGAGGGCATGCAGTTCATGGACGAATCCATCTGGTCCAAGCTCCGCGAAGGCATGATCTCCCCTGCGGAAGCCTACATGAAGGCCATCGACAAGACCCGCTTCAAGAAATTCCTACCCCAGGAACAAGCCCACCTCGGCGACGCCTCCGGAGAGAACCCGCTCGCCCACTGA
- a CDS encoding tyrosine-type recombinase/integrase has product MSRDPETGIERRHHVHAKVYGEAITRAARKAGVEKRVTSHVLRHCFATHLLEGGTDIRTLQELLGHADVKTTEIYTHVAEDVNGKGVRSPLDALGAQGNRI; this is encoded by the coding sequence TTGTCGCGCGATCCGGAAACGGGCATCGAGCGACGGCACCATGTGCATGCCAAGGTTTACGGCGAGGCGATCACGAGGGCTGCCAGAAAGGCAGGGGTGGAAAAAAGGGTGACGAGTCATGTGCTTCGGCATTGTTTCGCGACCCATCTGCTGGAGGGCGGGACGGATATCCGGACTCTGCAGGAACTGCTCGGACACGCGGATGTGAAGACGACGGAGATCTACACGCACGTGGCGGAGGATGTGAACGGGAAAGGTGTGCGGAGCCCGCTGGATGCGTTGGGCGCGCAGGGCAACCGCATTTAG
- a CDS encoding tyrosine-type recombinase/integrase — protein sequence MIGSHADWRSDLEASRDLTDQEKQNHVFLLAWYEHWRLGQGLEPVRASAVRFWNEQVITKPRKDWQLERWAVAMRWHRRWLELCAQNGREPRSLGERLHRAVMLAGARRGLALRTRQTYAGWMARYGEWVAGAEEAMDTERGGAWLAELVDKGKVSFATQKQALNALAFFFRDVCRKEEVLFDVRLRRTERRTPVVMSAKEVVALLDKLEPRHRLMAEMQYGAGLRLRELVSLRVQDVDRARGQVVVRGGKGGKDRVTVLPKRVKESLDAIWEICAPFTEKTARKGCRVSHCRRRLPGKCRRRGRDGNGSGSFLPTTCRAIRKRASSDGTMCMPRFTARRSRGLPERQGWKKG from the coding sequence ATGATAGGTTCGCATGCCGACTGGAGATCGGATCTCGAGGCTTCCCGGGATCTCACGGATCAGGAAAAGCAAAACCACGTGTTTTTGCTGGCGTGGTATGAGCACTGGAGGCTGGGGCAGGGTTTGGAGCCGGTCAGGGCATCGGCGGTGAGATTCTGGAATGAGCAGGTGATCACCAAGCCGCGCAAGGATTGGCAGCTGGAGCGCTGGGCGGTGGCGATGCGCTGGCACAGGCGGTGGCTGGAGCTATGTGCTCAGAACGGGCGCGAGCCGCGCTCACTGGGAGAAAGGCTGCACCGTGCGGTGATGCTGGCGGGGGCGCGGCGCGGGCTCGCCCTGCGCACCCGGCAGACCTACGCGGGCTGGATGGCGCGCTACGGCGAGTGGGTGGCCGGTGCGGAAGAGGCCATGGATACGGAACGCGGCGGCGCGTGGCTGGCAGAGCTGGTGGACAAGGGAAAGGTGAGCTTCGCAACGCAGAAACAGGCGCTCAATGCGCTGGCGTTTTTCTTCAGGGACGTGTGCCGCAAGGAGGAGGTGTTGTTCGATGTGAGGCTGCGGCGGACGGAAAGGCGGACACCGGTGGTCATGAGCGCGAAGGAAGTGGTGGCGCTGCTCGACAAGCTGGAACCGCGCCACCGCCTGATGGCGGAGATGCAGTATGGGGCCGGGCTGCGGCTCAGGGAGCTCGTCTCGCTGCGGGTGCAGGATGTTGACAGGGCGCGCGGGCAGGTGGTGGTGCGGGGCGGCAAGGGCGGCAAGGATCGCGTGACGGTCCTGCCCAAACGGGTCAAGGAAAGCCTGGATGCGATCTGGGAGATCTGCGCGCCGTTCACGGAAAAGACCGCGCGGAAGGGGTGCCGGGTGTCGCATTGCCGACGGCGCTTGCCAGGAAAATGTCGAAGGCGGGGGAGAGATGGGAATGGTTCTGGATCTTTCCTGCCGACCACTTGTCGCGCGATCCGGAAACGGGCATCGAGCGACGGCACCATGTGCATGCCAAGGTTTACGGCGAGGCGATCACGAGGGCTGCCAGAAAGGCAGGGGTGGAAAAAAGGGTGA
- a CDS encoding DUF4393 domain-containing protein, giving the protein MSDESSKTKDIVEAVTELTKQVPIYQDAIQPAAKELGKGLEVVAKAVNAALVPIEGLVWGIEKIREFVHSRVSEKLKDVPPDRIQAPDPHVAGPTLEALRYSGHHDELSEMFANLLATSMDRETAINAHPSFVDIIKELTPDEAKILTILATRDSVPAVNIKMTLAKAGGYILTHRNITTLGVEASCQHPQLTSNYLGNLDRLGLIDIPFGVRIKDDKAYETLLEHPQIKEIIKSQTHEGSTTCEAEKRKVEVTDYGKQFIRACVIGKGIQTKG; this is encoded by the coding sequence ATGTCCGACGAAAGCTCCAAAACAAAAGATATAGTCGAGGCCGTGACGGAACTCACTAAACAAGTGCCTATCTACCAGGATGCTATACAGCCCGCAGCCAAAGAGTTGGGCAAGGGACTTGAGGTGGTTGCTAAGGCAGTGAATGCCGCGCTTGTGCCAATCGAAGGTCTAGTTTGGGGTATCGAGAAGATTCGTGAATTTGTTCATTCCCGCGTATCGGAGAAACTCAAAGATGTCCCTCCGGATCGAATCCAAGCACCCGACCCGCACGTCGCGGGGCCAACTCTCGAAGCTCTTCGATATAGTGGCCATCACGATGAGCTTAGTGAGATGTTTGCGAATCTATTGGCCACCTCGATGGATCGCGAGACAGCCATCAACGCGCATCCGTCTTTTGTCGATATCATCAAGGAACTGACGCCTGACGAAGCGAAGATACTGACCATTTTAGCTACTCGGGATTCCGTTCCAGCTGTGAACATCAAGATGACGCTGGCCAAAGCGGGAGGCTACATCCTCACGCACCGCAATATTACAACTCTAGGAGTCGAGGCTAGCTGCCAGCACCCACAGCTGACATCCAATTACCTCGGAAACCTAGATCGCCTCGGTCTCATCGATATTCCCTTTGGAGTGAGGATCAAGGACGACAAAGCATACGAAACTCTACTTGAGCACCCTCAAATCAAAGAGATTATTAAGAGTCAGACTCACGAAGGTTCGACTACCTGCGAGGCCGAGAAGCGTAAGGTGGAAGTAACCGATTACGGGAAGCAGTTCATTCGTGCTTGCGTCATCGGCAAAGGCATTCAAACCAAAGGCTAA
- a CDS encoding IS110 family transposase produces MKTNPDTPRALYIGLDVHKEKTSVAILEAERDAEPRPYGEINTTQHALERAIRRIAKSNGRKLSDLHVCYEASGCGFWIARRLLQMGVRCEVIAPSLIPTKSGDRVKTDKRDAMKLAKNLRYNDLVPVNIPDSVDEAVRDLCRGRTDAVDDLRRARARLLALLRRLGYKYDGKSHWSQAHMNYLRGLKMPDSAHHIVLEDNLTLIDFHEKRVERIEAEMLNLLGGWQRKPLVDALMAFKGFKLVAAMVTVSEIGTFSRFEHPKKLMAFLGLVPSENSSGGKQRQGGITKCGNPHARWLLIEQATHYRYPPKVSEQLSRRQTGQSRWILELSWSTQLRLSTRFMSLAKRRLHHNKIKVSVARELCAFIWELGTRIESKTPIGKTSKTSAMPARRKNR; encoded by the coding sequence ATGAAAACGAACCCGGACACGCCACGCGCACTCTACATCGGACTCGACGTCCATAAAGAAAAAACATCCGTCGCCATCCTCGAAGCGGAGCGCGATGCCGAGCCACGCCCCTACGGCGAGATCAACACCACCCAGCACGCCCTCGAACGTGCCATACGCAGGATCGCCAAAAGCAACGGGCGCAAACTCTCCGACCTCCACGTCTGCTACGAGGCGAGCGGATGCGGGTTCTGGATCGCGCGGCGGCTTTTGCAGATGGGCGTCCGCTGCGAGGTCATCGCCCCCTCCCTCATCCCCACCAAGTCCGGCGACCGCGTCAAGACCGACAAGCGCGACGCCATGAAGCTCGCCAAAAACCTCCGCTACAACGACCTCGTCCCGGTCAACATCCCCGACAGCGTCGACGAGGCCGTCCGCGACCTCTGCCGCGGCCGCACCGATGCGGTCGACGACCTCCGCCGCGCCAGGGCCAGGCTCCTCGCCCTGCTCCGCCGCCTCGGCTACAAATACGACGGCAAGTCCCACTGGAGCCAGGCGCACATGAACTACCTTCGCGGCCTCAAGATGCCCGACAGCGCCCACCACATCGTCCTCGAGGACAACCTCACCCTCATCGACTTCCATGAGAAACGGGTCGAACGCATCGAGGCGGAAATGCTCAACCTCCTCGGCGGCTGGCAGCGCAAACCCCTCGTCGACGCACTCATGGCCTTCAAGGGCTTCAAGCTCGTCGCCGCCATGGTCACCGTCTCGGAGATCGGCACGTTCAGCCGTTTCGAACACCCCAAGAAGCTCATGGCATTCCTCGGCCTCGTCCCTTCGGAAAACTCCAGCGGAGGGAAACAGAGGCAGGGAGGCATCACCAAATGCGGCAACCCCCACGCCCGCTGGCTCCTGATCGAGCAGGCCACCCACTACCGCTACCCGCCCAAAGTCAGCGAACAGCTCTCGCGCCGCCAGACCGGGCAGTCCCGCTGGATCCTCGAGCTTTCATGGAGCACCCAGCTGCGGCTCAGCACCCGCTTCATGTCGCTGGCCAAGCGCAGGCTGCACCACAACAAGATCAAGGTATCGGTCGCCCGCGAGCTCTGCGCCTTCATCTGGGAGCTTGGCACCAGGATCGAATCCAAAACCCCCATCGGGAAAACGTCCAAAACCTCCGCCATGCCCGCCCGCCGCAAGAACCGATAA
- a CDS encoding HEAT repeat domain-containing protein, which translates to MKINHRKRIMGLLMPLTTALVFLCVSGGNAATPYDEAKEKLIEQCIRQMTGTGGDGAGRGMSFQTLQKLGPEAKSAVPALTKALEHEDSYIRNQAAYTLWKVDRQTKAIISLGKTMENDDNPADREAAAELLKKIDQQLAEEADAKIGAEKKATAEAEAVAKAFITALVNKNVDEAAKFVIPAEREELKKEMEKGMPPLPRDPQIQIRIKDDGIQADVSLLNGQKPASGPPFGLDMRFSEGKWWIVK; encoded by the coding sequence ATGAAAATAAATCACAGGAAAAGAATCATGGGTCTCTTGATGCCTCTGACGACAGCCTTAGTCTTCCTTTGCGTTAGCGGCGGCAATGCCGCGACTCCTTACGACGAGGCCAAGGAAAAGCTCATTGAGCAATGCATCCGTCAAATGACCGGGACTGGTGGTGATGGCGCGGGCAGGGGGATGTCCTTCCAAACGCTCCAGAAACTCGGGCCGGAAGCGAAGAGCGCCGTTCCAGCCCTGACCAAGGCACTTGAGCACGAGGACAGTTACATTCGCAATCAGGCTGCCTATACACTCTGGAAAGTCGACCGGCAAACCAAGGCCATCATCTCCCTCGGCAAAACAATGGAGAACGATGATAATCCGGCAGACCGCGAGGCAGCGGCGGAGCTCCTCAAAAAGATTGATCAGCAGTTGGCAGAGGAGGCAGATGCCAAAATCGGCGCGGAGAAAAAAGCCACGGCGGAGGCTGAGGCGGTTGCCAAGGCATTCATCACGGCACTCGTGAACAAGAATGTGGACGAAGCTGCCAAATTCGTCATCCCAGCGGAGCGCGAAGAGCTCAAGAAAGAGATGGAAAAGGGAATGCCACCGCTACCGAGAGATCCCCAAATCCAAATCAGGATCAAGGACGACGGCATTCAAGCAGACGTTTCGCTTCTCAATGGTCAGAAACCTGCGTCAGGGCCTCCATTTGGACTCGATATGAGATTTAGCGAGGGAAAGTGGTGGATCGTAAAATAG
- a CDS encoding transposase, with amino-acid sequence MKAQEKEIAAIRLLIGKLLRSHPSLGAKCELLRGIPGLGKTIVQIVLGELPDLRGFSDARQLAGWVGLTSSHLKGGTLGRTRTPITKIDPST; translated from the coding sequence ATCAAAGCCCAGGAAAAGGAGATCGCTGCAATCCGCCTGCTGATCGGGAAACTGCTCAGATCGCATCCCTCGCTCGGAGCGAAATGCGAACTCCTCCGGGGCATCCCCGGCCTTGGCAAGACCATCGTCCAGATCGTCCTTGGCGAGCTCCCCGACCTGCGCGGGTTCAGCGATGCGCGCCAGCTCGCCGGCTGGGTCGGCCTCACGTCCTCTCACCTCAAGGGCGGAACCTTGGGACGCACCAGAACCCCGATCACCAAGATCGATCCATCCACCTGA
- a CDS encoding metallopeptidase family protein, with the protein MDIAELCAMAEEEVAMIVHVLPEEVKEKAEQCPVSYEDKPQPGDPLGEDLLGLFEGASLIEEPGPDALPLIRIFVGNLWDYTERDEQDFRDEVGTTYLHELGHYLGWDEDEVAERGLE; encoded by the coding sequence ATGGACATCGCCGAACTGTGCGCCATGGCCGAGGAGGAAGTGGCGATGATTGTCCATGTCCTGCCTGAGGAAGTGAAGGAAAAGGCGGAGCAGTGCCCCGTCTCCTACGAGGACAAGCCGCAGCCCGGAGACCCACTCGGGGAAGACCTGCTAGGTCTCTTCGAAGGGGCATCGCTCATCGAGGAACCCGGCCCTGACGCTCTGCCGCTGATCCGCATCTTCGTGGGCAACCTCTGGGACTACACAGAGCGCGACGAACAGGACTTCCGCGACGAGGTCGGCACCACCTACCTCCACGAGCTCGGCCACTACCTCGGCTGGGATGAGGATGAGGTGGCGGAACGAGGGCTGGAGTGA
- a CDS encoding DUF839 domain-containing protein: protein MTTRRQFIGVTALAFMGLRQYAGAAPATRTIQPFGPLRKDPQRILDLPEGFSYRVLSKAGETMADGFRLPGKPDGMAAFPAADGKVVLVRNHELSLAMTGAGPFPNNHRYPENLDPSLSHDAGENGKRPHLGGTTNLVFDPATGETVSQFLSLTGTDRNCAGGPTPWGTWITCEEPEDLTSERGRNHGWCFEVKATATPGLQKAVALKGLGRFRHEAVAIDPATGIIYITEDRTDGLLYRFVPSQKNSLTDGKLQALAIVGKPKADLRNYDPDSKWPVERGEMMAEWIDLTETDAEKDDLRIRGHEAGAACFARGEGIHHTPDGVFICCTDGGPARHGQLFRLRPSGDAGRPDMLELFLESAEDDILTNGDNLCPAPWGGLVICEDLIDDSFAEQSHVQCVTPEGKIFTIATNAKDKSEFAGCCFSPDGKWLFVNLQGHGLTLAITGPWEKA from the coding sequence ATGACAACACGCCGCCAGTTCATCGGAGTCACCGCCCTTGCATTCATGGGTCTCCGCCAATACGCGGGTGCCGCCCCGGCCACCCGGACCATCCAGCCCTTCGGGCCGCTCCGCAAAGACCCGCAGCGCATCCTTGATCTGCCGGAAGGATTTTCCTACCGCGTGCTTTCCAAGGCCGGGGAGACAATGGCGGATGGCTTCAGGCTCCCTGGCAAGCCCGATGGCATGGCGGCTTTCCCGGCAGCGGACGGAAAAGTTGTGCTGGTGCGCAACCACGAGCTCTCCCTGGCGATGACAGGAGCCGGCCCCTTCCCGAACAATCACCGCTACCCGGAAAACCTCGACCCATCGCTCAGCCATGATGCGGGGGAAAACGGCAAGAGGCCGCATCTCGGCGGGACGACGAACCTTGTCTTTGATCCGGCCACCGGCGAGACCGTTTCGCAGTTTCTCTCCCTTACCGGCACGGATCGGAACTGCGCGGGCGGCCCTACCCCATGGGGGACATGGATCACCTGCGAGGAGCCGGAGGATTTGACCAGCGAGCGGGGGCGCAACCACGGCTGGTGCTTCGAGGTCAAGGCCACCGCCACGCCCGGGCTCCAGAAGGCGGTAGCGCTCAAGGGGCTGGGTCGTTTCCGGCATGAGGCGGTCGCCATCGACCCCGCCACCGGCATCATCTACATCACCGAGGACAGGACGGACGGGTTGCTCTACCGCTTCGTGCCATCGCAAAAAAACAGCCTGACGGACGGCAAGCTCCAGGCGCTGGCCATCGTCGGCAAGCCCAAGGCGGATCTGCGCAACTATGATCCGGATTCGAAGTGGCCGGTGGAGCGCGGGGAGATGATGGCGGAATGGATCGACCTGACGGAAACCGATGCTGAGAAAGACGATCTGCGCATCCGCGGCCATGAGGCGGGGGCGGCGTGTTTTGCGCGCGGCGAGGGGATCCATCACACTCCGGACGGGGTTTTCATCTGCTGCACGGATGGGGGGCCGGCACGGCACGGGCAGCTCTTCCGCCTGCGCCCTTCCGGGGATGCGGGAAGGCCGGATATGCTCGAGCTGTTCCTGGAATCCGCCGAGGACGATATCCTGACAAACGGCGACAACCTCTGCCCCGCCCCTTGGGGCGGCCTGGTGATCTGCGAGGATCTCATCGATGATTCCTTCGCGGAGCAATCCCATGTCCAGTGCGTCACCCCGGAGGGGAAAATTTTCACCATCGCGACCAACGCAAAGGACAAGTCCGAGTTCGCAGGCTGCTGTTTCTCGCCGGACGGGAAATGGCTGTTCGTGAACCTCCAGGGCCACGGCCTGACCCTTGCCATCACCGGGCCATGGGAGAAGGCATGA
- a CDS encoding galactose mutarotase, translating to MIRIIKPMSLSVAILSMLSCNTNNHETAADGVPEAVSFGKLPDGGEALLYTLSNGRGMVAKVSDFGATLVSLEVPDKYGKAADVTHGYDSVAGYAGTKNPYFGASVGRFGNRIAHGKFSLDGKEHSLATNNSPGGIPCHLHGGDKGFNKRMWEVVKRPSPESITFGYVSPDGEEGYPGTVTAAITYTLTKDNELIWEATATTTAATVINLVHHTYWNLSGDPSSTVNGHELTLFADRYLPTDAGLIPTGELAPVAGTPMDFTAPHLIGERVGEPFPALQLAGGYDHCWVLTEPKPDGLALAARLRDPLSGRIMEVSTNQPAIQFYGGNFLNPGDFAGDFQPGKMGAKYPHRSALCLETENFPDAPNQASFPGAVLRPGETYRHVMVHAFTND from the coding sequence ATGATCCGCATCATCAAACCCATGAGCCTGTCGGTCGCGATCCTTTCCATGCTATCCTGCAATACCAACAACCATGAAACCGCAGCCGACGGCGTGCCGGAGGCGGTATCCTTCGGCAAGCTGCCCGATGGCGGCGAGGCGCTTCTCTACACCCTTTCCAACGGCCGCGGCATGGTAGCGAAGGTTTCCGATTTCGGCGCGACGCTTGTCTCGCTGGAAGTGCCCGACAAGTACGGCAAAGCAGCCGATGTGACCCACGGCTACGATTCCGTCGCAGGCTATGCCGGAACGAAGAACCCTTATTTCGGGGCGTCGGTGGGCCGTTTCGGGAACCGAATCGCCCATGGGAAATTCAGCCTGGACGGCAAGGAGCACTCGCTCGCCACGAACAATTCGCCGGGCGGCATCCCGTGCCACCTGCACGGCGGGGACAAGGGCTTCAACAAGCGGATGTGGGAAGTGGTCAAGCGCCCCTCGCCCGAGAGCATCACCTTCGGATACGTATCCCCGGACGGCGAGGAGGGTTACCCCGGCACGGTCACTGCGGCGATCACCTACACCTTGACCAAGGACAACGAACTCATCTGGGAGGCCACCGCCACCACCACGGCCGCCACCGTCATCAACCTCGTCCACCACACCTACTGGAACCTTTCCGGCGATCCTTCATCCACGGTCAACGGCCATGAGCTGACCCTTTTCGCGGACCGCTACCTGCCCACCGATGCCGGGCTGATCCCGACCGGAGAGCTGGCTCCCGTGGCCGGGACTCCCATGGATTTCACCGCTCCCCATCTCATCGGCGAGAGGGTGGGGGAGCCGTTCCCGGCACTGCAGCTGGCCGGCGGATACGACCATTGCTGGGTGCTCACCGAGCCGAAGCCGGATGGCCTCGCCCTTGCGGCAAGGCTTCGCGATCCCCTCAGCGGCCGCATCATGGAGGTCTCGACCAACCAGCCGGCGATCCAGTTCTATGGCGGGAATTTCCTCAATCCCGGGGATTTCGCAGGTGATTTCCAGCCCGGGAAAATGGGCGCGAAATATCCCCATCGCTCCGCACTCTGCCTGGAGACTGAGAATTTCCCGGATGCGCCCAACCAGGCGTCATTCCCCGGTGCGGTGCTCAGGCCGGGCGAAACCTACCGGCATGTCATGGTCCACGCCTTCACCAATGATTAG